The Phaenicophaeus curvirostris isolate KB17595 chromosome Z, BPBGC_Pcur_1.0, whole genome shotgun sequence genome includes the window TTATTCAACAAGCACTAATGTCACATAATCTTATCATCAGCCTGCCAAGGCACGACGTAGGCaacttaaaatttcattagaattaGCCCAGAACATAATACCATATGCCTGGATTATCAACAAATAACACTATTACAGCCTAGAGGAGCCAACCTGAGGGGATTAAGTGCTTTACAGATTTGGCAATAAGATACTATTCACATACTTGAATTTGGAAGACTGAGATATGTACATGTTTCAATTGACAGGTATTCAAATGCGATATGGGCAACAGCACATACAGGGGAATCTTTTAAGGGAAATAGCAAACTCACACAGGTAAAAACAGACAATGGGCCAGGATATATAAGTGACCAACTTGAGAAGTTTTTTCAAACCTAGGGAATAACACATGTCACAGGGGCATTCCACATTCTCCACAAGGACAGGCGATAGTAGAATGAGCCCatcagacacacacacacacaaaaaatgttattaaaacaaaaagggggaatgaagGGTAAAACACCATAGAACAGATTAAGGAAAGCCCTGTATGTATTGAATTGCTTAAATGTGAGAGAGAATTAGGAAATAGGAAAATCACCTAtagtaaggcatttttttttttatctttccaaaCAGAGGGTCAGCAGCAAAATGAGGAAGGACCATATCAGTTAATAACATGAGGTTGAGgatatgcttgtgtttccacaggtcaAGCACCCAAGCAGATGCCAGCACAGTGTGTCCGTCCGTATCTAGGCAGAGATAGCAAttatgacaaagatgacaacgATACTAATATGGACAGGAGTAATGCTGGGGCTATATCAGCACTCATGGACAGGGCAAAGAAGCTTGAAGATGAATGatgattgaaagaaaaaaacttgttaTAAAGGATTCTTAAGTCAGAAAGCTAGCTAAAGGCCTTaatcaaaatcacttttcttgCATTAGTATACTTCTGTGTATCTGTAGTAACATATTTCTATGTTTAATCGTGTCAatcatgttttctgtgaaaggtaCAACAAACAATTGATAATTTGTATAGTTtataatgtttataaataaaagaaggggggaaatgcgggcataaagattccagtattgcgtgtatgctggggcaaacagccgatgccttggtgtacctgcaatattagcagcaagcacagaacaaatggcCAATGTTCTCacgcttgctagcttgttgcaaccttggaatctttattaagacccgtgggttaataggaaatgaatgcactaggcagaaaatacgaaggggcacatctgtggaaaacagggggttgcacTGTGTTGCTGCACTTTGAGATTCTCATGGATGGAAATTCACTGGAAATGGGCCAAATCGTGAAGGGTAGCGGGCCTGGACAACAATGGCAAATTGATTTTCACCCTCACACAGTATGGTTAGTATGATCAATCTATTTGGCTGATGTTGCAAAATGCAACTCCCTCATTTATCCCTGTCAATGAAAGTTGGTTTTGTGGAGGAAATGGTTATGGAAATGCAATTGGAATAtatttgacagaaaagggaatatGAAACTATGGATCTAAAAAATTGTTGCCACCAGGCTATTTTTTGATCTGCGGTGATAGGGCTTGGACAGGAATCCCCAGTAAAGTAGTAGGGGGTCCATGTTATCTTGGCAAATTGACCCTATTTGCTCCTGGTGTGGATCATTTCAATATTTCAAGATGACCTTGTGTGAAGCGAGCTTTTTCTCACACAGAGCTTACATCTGAGTGTAAAGATAATGTGGAATTGTAGAATAGGGGTGAGATTCTTGCTGCGGCCATGATGGCCCCAGGAGCAGGAGTAGCTCATGCCTTAACCACGTTACGAAAAATGGCCTGTTGGAGTATTAAGCAATTCAATCTGACTTCTAAAATGATATTGAACTTGTTAGTGGATGTCGATAGCGTGAGACATGCTGTTTTACAAAATAGAGCAGCCACAGATTTTTGTTGCTAGCACAGGGCCATTGTTGCCACGAATTTGAAGGTACGTGTTGTATGCATCTTTCTGATCACTCTAAATCTATCCAGAAGCAGCTTCAGCAACTTgcagaaaatatgcacaaaATTACTCTggtttctttgccttttgaCCAATTCTTACTGAGTTTAGGATGGCCAAATTGGCTAACTAGTTTGCTACACACAATTTTAGTACCTTTAATTGCAGTAGGCCTGttaatttgttgttttcctattttgttaTGATGCTGCTAGACTTGTTTGGAAAATAGCACGGATTCAATTTTAAAAACGAAGGGGGGAAATGTGGGAATGTATGCTGGTCTAACGATGTGGCCTTATCAGGTTCTAAGGGAGAAGTTTGGAATACATCAAGGTCGAGAAGCAGCTACAGCGTGAGAACAAGAAGGCAGTCTACGTGCAAGATTACTTATACAAAAACTACTAGGGGAAACTTTGGGCTTTAGCCAAGTACCTAAACAAAGTACAAaaggcttgcttgcttgctaatAAACGACTTGATTTCCAATCATATTGattgtctgtgatcttgtccggGGTACCTGTACAGATTCAGTCTCCCACATTTTACTTTTGAATACAGTGAGTTTCAGAGAAACGTTTCTGTTCACCTTCCATTTCCTGGATTAAAAACCTTGACAACTCAAAACTTCACAAGTTTATGAACTGCCCCAGAAAAATGTACATGGACAATCTAAGAGTTATCTTCGAAAGTCACTAAGGAGTCCAGTCACTAAGGAGTAAATACTTAGCCTAAGAAATACAATGTTAGAGCCAGCTTACCTCAAATACAGCTTCATCTCTGTAAGAAGGAAAGTTTTCCAGTACCAGACGTAGTAGTTTCTGAGCACTTTTCCCACTCATTTTCACACAGGTGTGGAAAGAGCCTCCAAACTTCTCTAACAGAATGGTTCCACTTTCATTCAGCACCCGATGTCTTTCTTCAATCAAAGGTATGGGCACTTCAGTGTCAGAGCGAAACACGTGCTTAACTTGGTCGAGCGTCATGGTGGCAAAATATGAGGCACTTGTAATTGGAATTCCTTcagaaaagtataaaaataagatCTTTAGGCTATCACAAAATACCAcagaaagaatcacagaatggtttgggttggaagggaccttaaaggttgTTCAGtttcaactcccctgccataggcagggtcACCTTCCACTATCCTACGACCTATTGCAGTGGCCCACTACAGATGAGAGCATTTACCTGGCAAGATCTACAGAGTCTATAAACTCTTAAAATCAACTGAGCGCTCAGCAATAACAGCACTCACATAACTGTTTAAAACTAAATTTGTGTTTGCACACAGTGTTTCCTGCTACAAGTAACAATTTCCAACATGCAACCACGGAacctttcttaatttttatatgTAGATTTTCCCCAACCACTTAGGTCTTCATCTTTGCGCATGGCCTTTTCATTGTCCACTGGCAAACACACTTAGTACACAGTTATTACAGTTAGCACAGGCCTGTTTTACCTTAGCGcttaatcacaaaatcacagaatgacagaatagtttgggttggaagggaccttaaagatcatctagttctaattCCCCTGCCGTGGGAAGGGAtgtgtcccactagatcaggcttaATCCCCTTGTGCAGTTTAAAAAACGTATCTTAACACAAGCTTTTCCTTAATTTACATAAAAAGTAAGTaggaatttaattaaaattgccATCCATACCCACaaatatatcttttttcttcccttttttctgaTGCTATTAACAAAAGTGAGTACTAAAATACTAGGTGTGGAGGCACGTGGTTTATCAGACTTACTAGAGCTGCTTTGGTCCTAGGTTAGTCCAGGGGATTCTTGGTGTAAGCCTGGCTTTCTCACTGACCATGGAAATACGCAATTGATGTCAAGAACACAGGTGAAATAAGAGAAGTCAGGAACAACTGACAAGAGACACCCCTTGATGTGCTGAGGGAACGGCCTCGGGCTGTGCACGGGAAGGTTCAGatcggacattaggaaaaatttcttaaggggaaggggctgtgaagcaccggcacaggttgtccagggaggtggttgagccaccgtAACTGGACGGATTTAagagacaggtagatgaagcgCTTGGGGATACTACTACTGAAAGCAGTGGGCAGTCACGGCTGGATTTGATCTCGGAGGCCTTCTCCAACCCAGGGATTCCACGATTCTTAAAATTCTTTGTGAGAGAGCAGAGAGAGCCCCGTTGAAGGGCCGCGCCACCCCCGCCCGCCGCTCGGTCCCCGCCGCGCCCCTCACCGCAGTCCAGGGCCCTGTTGACGGCGGCGCAGAGGGACCAGTACCCGCTGTAGGTTTTCCCCTTGTACTTGACCAGGTACTTGCGCTCCTCGTGCTCGGACCAGAAGGAGAAGTTGAGGGTGTCCACCAGGAACACCCAGTCCACCGCCTCCTCGTCGGCGGTCCGGGGGTTCAGCTCGTGGAGGCTCTTCCACCCCGCCAGCCCGAACTCCGCCGCCGAGGCTTTCTCGAACAAACTCTCCGCCACCCGTCGAGCCTCGTCCTCGTCCACGAAGACATCCTTGCTGTTCCCGGCGATAAACTCGGCCGACTCCAACGGGGACAGCGGCGCCTCCATGCTCGGCAGCTTCTCCGCGAGTAGCAAACACGCGCCGCGCCGAGAGAACGCAGGGACCGCCCGCCCCGCCGACGGGAACAGCCCCGGGGAGCCGCCCCGGCCTGAGCCGCCCCCGCCTCccccggcggcggcgccgccccTGGTCCGTAAGCCCCGCCCTGATCCATAAGCCCCGCCCCTGCCCTTAAGCCCCGCCCGTCCCCGAGCACAACTCAGGTGCTTAAGCCCCGCCTCGTCCACAAGCCACACCCCCcgccccaggccccgcccccaggccccgccccgcggcgccgGGGGTCGTTATACAGCGCGTGGGTTCTTTTCGGTTTAAGCCGAAGTAAACTTGTTTCGTCTAACTAACAGCGTTTCtttcccgcccccccccccccccaccgcccCGAAAGTTAAATGGAatggcatgttttctttcacacagTCGATACCAAAAATGCCGGCAAGACTCGTTTGGGAGTTTGAGAAAGAGAGCACCTTGTATCAGGCCTGGGCAGCACGCAGGAGcaatctccatcaatcatgtgctGTGAGACAAAAGCTGATTACAGACTAGacctaaggaggaatttcttcaccatgagagcagtgaggcactggcacacgctgcccagggaagctgtggctgccccatccctggaggtgttcaaggccaggttggatggggccttgggcagcctggtctagtgggaggtgtccctgcccatggatgatctttgaggtcccttccaattcaaactgttctatgactctattaATATATCTCCCTTttgcatgcatatgtataaactTTCCCAGAAGTCGTTAATTCTGTTGCTTGAGGGGACATCTTATCACTGCCTATgcctgcctgaaaggaggttgtggagaggtgggtgctggtctcttctcccctcaagtgacagaacaaggggcaatggcctcaagctccaccacagGAGGCTCAGATTGGAcaacagtaaaaattatttcaaagaaagggtcatcaggcactggcagaggctgcccagggaggtggctgagtcaccatcactggagatgtttaaaagacaggtagacgaagtacataaggacatggtttagtggcagatagaaatggttggactcggaggtcttttccaacctggtaatgcTTTGATGCTAATTTTGATGTTGTTATGGAATTTTGcaagtcaaaactcttgctcattcagagctggctccagctctgcccgACCTTGCATTTGAAATAGGGAAACGCAGCAAACAGAGGCCATTATAGAAGAGACATCTGTCCACCACAGATCACACTTCTACAAGACAtcatcatcttcaaagaatgaatggtgtctggaaaaaatgcttgaaagaaaacatgttatCAGACAAACATTCTATCCAACTTTCATAAAAATAGTTACTTAGATGGAACCTAACTCTACGgagcttaaattaaaaaaaaatcccactttttgcaatagtaactacttcttgtaccAAATCCTGCCCACTTAGAGCAGTGCATATGCTCAGCTTCTTGGTAAGGAAGTTCCCTGCAAGACCCACtttgttcaaaagaaaaatgcaaaacccCCTCAGTGGCAAGGCACTGCAAATAGTCCAGAGAAGCTATGGATACCCCGTGCCTGGAGGTTTTCAGGGCCAGGCTACCTGAGGGTTTAAGAAAGCTGGGTGAGTGAAAACTGTTCCTCTGTGTGGCAGTGGGGTTATggctagatgatcttcaaggtcccttccaatccaaactactccatgctgctgctgccagggatCTCCTCCCAGTTTAAAACCAGACCATTGCCCACAGCCCACCCATCCTTTCCGCAAAAAAAGCAAGGTGGCAGcagtattgttttctttaaaggatTGATCCCACCTTAAACATTACCTCCTAGCTCTTCACCTTTCCAATTAAGTGTTAAAGAGAAGCTGCTTGCTAGGATAGGAATTACGCAGCACCATTAAGAAGGTGAAATGTTCTACaacccaagggaaaaaaagccccaccaCTGAGTAAAAGAACCAGGCTTAGTAAGGACACATCATAACTGTATGTGCAAcacactatttttaaaattggtTTTATTCAGGAAGTGAAATTCAAACTTGTAAACTATAAATACAAATGCCAAAGAATTACATGAGAGATCCAGAGgctttatgttttttaatttctcacaaAGAATGCCTATGGAATTCAACATACAAGAGGGAAAGCAAACAAGTTAAGTTTTGCATACAACGAAAAACAAGAGTTAGATAATGTCAACTCTCAAATTCCTAAGAATTTCTACCTCATAGAAATGAAAGCTCAGAGAACACTATAATTCGTTCAGTAATAGTACAGCAACTGTCATTTCTAACAGTGTTATCTGCATTGAGCAAGCTGCCTATAACCAGGTGTACTTTACCATTGTTTACTCAGTGACATCACAAAGTTTtaacatgttttatttatatactgTCACCAATATATATACGTACTGCAGAGGGCCAAACACTTGCAAAAATGCCAAGTTTTACACGTTTGCATGAGTATTTTTGCGTTTTTCCccaaaaagcaaagctgagtCATTGTTTTCACACAGTTTCTTTaatttgtcagaaaaaaaccccatagaaCTCCTCTATTTCGGAGAAGCAGAACAGCAAGCTTAACAGCAAATTTCttgtgggggggaaaaaaaagggtgtATCCATTTTATGTATTACCTTATGTATACCTGAAGAAAAATGACAACCAAGAATAGGTTCACTAAATTTATTTAGAATTCATAAAGTGTTTCTTACAAAAGAGCATTACATTCTGCACACTGCTCTCAAAGGATGCCAGGGACATGGGAACTACCAGTATTCTCCTGcccttgaaaaaaatacagtgtacATAAGCAGGGTGTTCACAACAATTACATAGAAACATTACAATTTACCACCaacaatgaataaaaataatatcactctctctgctgctgcttcagattTTCAATGTTAGTCTCATGCGccctttccctccccccacGTATTTTTAAGGAACTAAAACATTACATCTGGTGGACAGCAAAGATTCCACTACACCTCAAATGCAGAACACCTATGAAGCAGAGGAATGTTggctttttaaacagaagcagataaaaaaaaaagggtgcaGGACTCCTTCAGTTCTTCACTAGTCTTAGAAAAACTTTCCAGAATACTGCTTCAcactataaaaaagaaaaaataatcttgcatTAGAATCCTTCAACATCTGCATACTGCTTCAcactataaaagaaaaagaaaaaagcatgtaTTAGAATGATGGATCATACATCTTTCATCAACATTCACAATTACATTCTTAGAGCACATTAAATTATAAATTCCCAATACATTTATAAGTAATAATTTGTAAAGATTAATGGCTAATAGTTATAGGTGCATTAATGTATTTTAGACATATCATATATTAGTAATCTAAAACCAAGCATTTCAGTTAAAACATTGAAATCTACTATGAGAGCCCACATgttaataaagcaaaagaaatctgaagCTGTTAACATTtgtcagaaaagaaagtaaTGTCAGCAAGGTGTGAAATGCTGCATTAACAGCACCAAATCGATTTCAACTTGTCCTGTAGAGGCATGGTCTGTGCCATATGGCAGACTGTGATTTGTTGTCAATTTAGTTAtctaaaaacaacaaaatcactAGTCTTCCACACAGAACAAGACCAACATCCACTGAAATCTTCTAGATTTTCTACAGGCTCTATGTAATTTATTACAAGCAGTTTTTTTGCAGCAGTTTTCACCAGAGAAATAAGAGCTGCTTGGTTAAGGCGTCTTCCAGCAAGATTAGTTTTGAGGGCATCTTCATTTTAGTTAGATTGGAGAACAGAAGATAATCAAGACAGAACTACCACTGGAGATGTTAGGTtcaaataaatacttaaacCCTGCCTTCTAGAGACTGTATCACATAGAAGAGCAGGTTTAGAATGTACAGGTTGGATTAAAATTGATAGCAGGGACAACACTGAACTGTAACTTGCCTGTTCTGCAGTAAATACTGTGCATTTTGTATCTGGTCCTGCGTTCCTGTAATAGTTATTATCCGATCTTCTGAGCCTTCTAGTGGTTCATCAATTTTGATCGAGGCTCCTGACTCATGACGTATTTGTTTGATTCTCTGGCCTCCCTTTCCAATAATAGATCCTGCCAACtaggaagaaagcaaagcagtcaTTTTCTAACACAACTTTCTCTAAAAACGGTTACAAAAAATCACAGCAGTGCTTAAGTAGCTTCCGTAAGTTTAGTTTTAACAGTTGCAATGGAAGCTTACTTCTTTACAGCcttgaaataaaactgagagaaCCTGTTGCTTATTTGCGAAAACCAAGTTACACAGACCATTTCTATTACTGAATATTAACAATTAAGAAAGTTGTTTATTATGTCTTCAAagtgaagacagaaaacacaattAATAAACCTCTAGTGATTTAGCAACAGTTATTTTATACTCGTAGTCATTATCAAGCACCCTAAATGCTGATTTACTTATATGGTCTGAGAAAAGGCTGCGacttttttaagagaaaacacaggttGAAAGCAAGTCAACTTTACTTACATCTTTGGGAATTGTTACTTGTGTTGTGATGATAGGTCCACCAAGATCTCCGTATGAACCACGCCCCCCTGCGTAAGAATAGTCTGATTTAAATGTATGCATCAAGTCCTTTAGTAAGTACATAATGAAGTACATGTAAAAGTTTTGTATAAACACTTACCATATCCAGAGCCACCCTCAAActgtaagagaaaaaagaaaaaaacattaagtaGTGGACAGACACATTCCATTATCATGTTTTCATCTTAAGTATCATAtcatcaggtactggaaggtcgctataagatctcaaaggcttttttccagtgcctgaagagggcctacaagaaagctgggaagggactgtttacaaaggcttatactggtaggactaggggcaatgtgtataaactggagagggacagatttagactagacatacagagtaatttcttcatgctgaggttggtgaggcgctggcacaggttgcccagagaagctgtggctgccccatccctgggggtgttcacaaggccaggttggatggggccttggtgatctagtgggacatgtccccgcccatggcctgggggttggaattggatgacctttaaggtcccttacaatccaaaccattctatgattctatgatcattaaGCTTGAGATTATTTTATGCAAAAATCTCAACCCTAACCTTACTATAACAGTGTTGTGCCATCAAAAGCACGCTGAGGTGAAGGGGGCAGACCAGAAACAAAAGGGGTGGCTTGGGGAAATCTCACTAACCTCTTAATCTGCCCTCTCAATGCCTCTAGGACTAAGTAAGGCATAAAATGGTTTAAAAGATGCAGCTGTACCAGTTTACCAAGCAATCTCACTGGTTCAGCTGCTGGTAGACAGTTCTTGAtgctgacctactcttaacccTTGGACTAAACTAGCACTCAAACTGAAAGATCAGAGTACAGCCTTATATGGATCAAGAGAGACTCAAGCCTCCAG containing:
- the QNG1 gene encoding queuosine 5'-phosphate N-glycosylase/hydrolase produces the protein MEAPLSPLESAEFIAGNSKDVFVDEDEARRVAESLFEKASAAEFGLAGWKSLHELNPRTADEEAVDWVFLVDTLNFSFWSEHEERKYLVKYKGKTYSGYWSLCAAVNRALDCGIPITSASYFATMTLDQVKHVFRSDTEVPIPLIEERHRVLNESGTILLEKFGGSFHTCVKMSGKSAQKLLRLVLENFPSYRDEAVFEKKKVSFYKRAQILVADTWSVLEGKGDGSFDDISSLTIFADYRIPQVLVHLKAMKYSEGLMKKLREGTVFQSGDREEVEIRGCSIWCCALICKHLLELYEKKGQDMREKINAVLLDYYLWDYARDHREEMKDIPFHRVRCIYY